In Lacibacter sp. H375, one DNA window encodes the following:
- the glpK gene encoding glycerol kinase GlpK produces the protein MKKYILALDQGTTSSRAIVFGHDGSIISVAQKEFKQIFPQPGWVEHDPEEIWSTQLGVAAEAITKAGLSTENIHAIGITNQRETTVVWDRNTGKPIYNAIVWQDRRTADFCDELKRKNLHILIQQRTGLVVDAYFSASKVKWILDNVEGARARAEKGELCFGTVDTWLLWNLTKGQVHATDVSNASRTMLMNLQTLQWDGELEKIFNVPGNMLPQIRSSSEVFGTTQNILTATNIPIAGIAGDQQSALFGQLCTHAGMVKNTYGTGCFMLMNTGEKAVISKNNLLTTVAWKINGKTEYALEGSVFIAGAVVQWLRDGLGIIRSSTDIEKLASKVPDSDGVYIVPAFTGLGAPYWNQHARGTIVGITRGTTASHFAKAALDSIAYQTVDVLKAMEADSGIEIKELRVDGGATVNNLLMQFQSDLLNTTVVRPRITETTALGAAYLAGLATGYWKSIDEIQEQWQVDRKFESNMDEEKRESLMNGWKKAVKAAQSY, from the coding sequence ATGAAGAAATATATCCTCGCTCTCGACCAGGGAACAACCAGCAGCCGTGCCATTGTCTTCGGTCATGACGGTAGCATTATCTCTGTTGCACAAAAAGAATTTAAACAGATATTTCCACAGCCGGGTTGGGTTGAACATGATCCTGAAGAAATTTGGAGTACACAGCTTGGTGTAGCTGCAGAAGCAATTACCAAAGCAGGATTAAGCACAGAAAATATCCATGCCATTGGTATCACTAATCAACGGGAAACAACGGTGGTGTGGGATCGTAACACCGGTAAGCCGATCTATAATGCAATTGTTTGGCAGGATAGGCGCACAGCAGATTTCTGCGATGAACTGAAACGAAAAAATCTGCACATATTAATTCAGCAACGAACAGGGTTGGTAGTAGATGCATATTTCAGTGCATCAAAAGTGAAATGGATACTGGATAATGTAGAAGGTGCAAGAGCAAGAGCAGAAAAAGGTGAACTCTGTTTTGGTACAGTTGATACATGGTTGTTGTGGAATCTTACAAAAGGACAGGTACATGCAACAGATGTAAGTAATGCAAGCCGCACCATGCTCATGAATTTACAAACACTGCAATGGGATGGCGAATTGGAAAAGATATTTAATGTGCCGGGTAATATGTTGCCACAGATACGAAGCAGCAGTGAAGTATTCGGCACCACACAAAACATACTAACGGCTACCAATATCCCCATTGCCGGCATTGCAGGCGATCAACAGAGTGCATTGTTTGGTCAGTTGTGTACACATGCCGGCATGGTAAAGAATACCTATGGCACAGGTTGTTTTATGCTGATGAATACCGGAGAGAAAGCCGTTATCTCCAAAAACAATCTGTTAACTACTGTTGCATGGAAGATCAACGGTAAAACTGAATATGCATTGGAAGGAAGTGTGTTTATTGCCGGTGCAGTGGTGCAATGGCTGCGTGATGGACTCGGTATTATCCGTTCTTCAACAGATATTGAAAAACTGGCATCGAAAGTTCCCGATAGCGATGGTGTATACATTGTGCCTGCATTTACAGGTTTGGGTGCGCCTTACTGGAATCAACATGCAAGAGGAACCATTGTTGGAATTACAAGAGGAACTACTGCTTCACATTTTGCAAAAGCAGCATTGGACAGCATTGCATATCAAACAGTAGATGTGTTGAAAGCCATGGAAGCCGATTCTGGTATTGAGATCAAAGAATTGCGGGTTGATGGCGGTGCTACTGTTAATAATCTGTTGATGCAGTTTCAAAGTGATTTGTTGAATACAACGGTTGTACGTCCCCGTATTACAGAGACTACAGCATTGGGTGCTGCTTATCTTGCCGGATTGGCAACTGGTTATTGGAAGAGTATTGATGAAATACAGGAACAATGGCAGGTCGATCGCAAATTTGAGAGCAACATGGATGAAGAAAAACGGGAAAGCCTGATGAATGGATGGAAGAAAGCGGTGAAAGCGGCGCAGAGCTATTAA